In Longimicrobium sp., the following are encoded in one genomic region:
- a CDS encoding ATPase, T2SS/T4P/T4SS family has product MPYDNPIDPFLEAVLACAGSDLHLVPGALPRVRLHGRMAPVRRDEAHGVRELGADELRTLILGTMPRHLHARWEADREVDYSYDGGEALGRYRVNAYFEQRGPAAVFRRVPPPPASMDEVGLPAAVQGLVDLPNGLVLLVGPTGAGKSTTMAAIVNEVNERRAGKILTVEDPVEFAYRERGCVISQREVGSDTRSYAAAARAGLRQDPDVILLGEVRQRGVLKQALALSDTGHLVLTTVHGKSASGGVARVVGLAGADREEETRRQVAGVIRAVIAQALVPRADGTGRIAAFEVLLRTSSTVNKIRDGNLASLRSDMNERGSGMTTLERSLAELVVRGEVREEDALAHANEPDQFRGELRTLGNSALR; this is encoded by the coding sequence ATGCCCTACGACAACCCAATCGATCCCTTCCTGGAGGCCGTCCTCGCCTGCGCGGGATCGGACCTCCATTTGGTCCCGGGCGCCCTCCCGCGCGTGCGCCTCCACGGCCGCATGGCCCCGGTCCGCCGCGACGAGGCGCACGGCGTCCGCGAGCTCGGCGCCGACGAGCTCCGCACGCTGATCCTGGGGACGATGCCGCGCCACCTCCACGCGCGGTGGGAAGCCGACCGGGAGGTGGACTACTCCTACGACGGCGGGGAGGCGCTCGGCCGCTACCGCGTGAACGCGTACTTCGAGCAGCGCGGGCCCGCCGCGGTGTTCCGGCGTGTGCCGCCGCCGCCCGCCAGCATGGACGAGGTGGGGCTCCCCGCGGCGGTGCAGGGGCTGGTCGACCTGCCCAACGGCCTGGTGCTGCTGGTCGGCCCCACGGGCGCGGGCAAGTCCACCACGATGGCGGCCATCGTGAACGAAGTGAACGAGCGTCGGGCCGGGAAGATCCTGACGGTGGAGGACCCGGTGGAGTTCGCGTACCGGGAGCGGGGGTGCGTGATCTCGCAGCGGGAGGTGGGCTCCGACACTCGGTCCTACGCCGCCGCGGCGCGGGCCGGGCTGCGGCAGGACCCTGACGTGATCCTGCTCGGCGAGGTGCGGCAGCGCGGGGTGCTGAAGCAGGCGCTCGCGCTCTCGGACACCGGGCACCTGGTGCTGACCACGGTGCACGGCAAGTCCGCGTCCGGGGGCGTGGCGCGCGTAGTGGGGCTGGCGGGGGCGGACCGGGAGGAGGAGACGCGCCGCCAGGTTGCGGGCGTGATCCGCGCGGTGATCGCGCAGGCGCTGGTCCCGCGCGCAGACGGGACGGGCCGGATCGCGGCGTTCGAGGTGCTGCTCAGGACCAGCTCGACGGTCAACAAGATCCGCGACGGGAATCTCGCGTCGCTCAGGAGCGACATGAACGAGCGCGGATCGGGGATGACCACGCTGGAGCGGTCCCTGGCCGAGCTGGTGGTGCGGGGCGAGGTCCGCGAGGAGGACGCGCTGGCGCACGCCAACGAGCCTGACCAGTTCCGGGGCGAACTGCGGACGCTGGGCAACTCTGCCCTGCGCTAG
- a CDS encoding (5-formylfuran-3-yl)methyl phosphate synthase has translation MTPNRSLNRKLLVSVFNAQEAREAVLGGGRIIDSEDPKSALGNIKPQHIMAISDAVLDYARDLDVQLSTNIGEDQLLFRRSETGEALEKSPYEIAGKAAQAAIGVAASMGTRVHSCNLVKVGVDGMHIEMLKEVLAEVVLTLRRTEHFSHSQVMSVLFAQNVALWEERRTEESVRRVLVELREFYPSTPEDPLAFDLERYAVGTLRDREGGILFTDPGQVSLGSLVGRGVLPQGANHAFVRVNELFPHSQYFPRLAQGKKTNRAVVKAMVDAAADSGANAIMLDTSILSKVSSICLVDTAGSDMVDFNRFGGRDLPQSGILDLEDIRFFVEYCHYRGIVANVAGSVESYQAQQLWVMVPELDQISTRGAASAVVRDPSRTDAADEDTRQHRIIRRTLVRGLAPPEHGGVLNIPARLKDDPAAQGAIRDLRERVAEGRRALGLPALETYFVDRNGNAEPAA, from the coding sequence ATGACGCCCAATCGCTCGCTGAATCGCAAGCTCCTCGTGAGTGTGTTCAACGCGCAAGAGGCGCGTGAGGCGGTGCTCGGAGGCGGCCGTATCATCGACAGTGAGGATCCGAAGAGCGCGCTCGGAAACATCAAGCCGCAGCACATCATGGCGATCAGCGACGCAGTCCTCGACTACGCCCGCGATCTCGATGTGCAGCTCAGCACGAACATCGGCGAAGACCAGCTCCTGTTCCGCCGCTCCGAGACGGGCGAGGCGCTCGAGAAATCCCCTTACGAGATTGCCGGCAAGGCCGCGCAGGCCGCGATCGGGGTCGCCGCCTCGATGGGCACGCGCGTCCATTCATGCAATCTCGTCAAGGTCGGGGTGGACGGGATGCACATCGAGATGCTGAAGGAGGTTCTCGCCGAGGTCGTCCTGACGCTCCGGCGTACAGAGCATTTCTCCCACTCGCAGGTCATGTCCGTGCTCTTCGCGCAGAATGTCGCGCTATGGGAGGAGCGCCGCACCGAGGAGAGCGTGCGGCGGGTGCTGGTCGAGCTGCGCGAGTTCTACCCGTCGACGCCCGAGGATCCGCTCGCGTTCGACTTGGAGCGCTATGCGGTCGGGACGCTGCGGGACCGGGAGGGCGGCATCCTGTTCACCGACCCGGGCCAGGTCTCCCTCGGGAGTCTGGTGGGGCGCGGGGTCCTGCCGCAGGGAGCGAACCACGCGTTCGTTCGCGTGAACGAGCTCTTCCCGCACAGCCAGTACTTCCCCCGGCTCGCGCAGGGGAAGAAGACCAATCGGGCGGTGGTCAAGGCCATGGTGGACGCGGCGGCAGACTCCGGCGCGAACGCCATCATGCTCGACACCTCGATCCTCTCCAAGGTGAGCAGCATCTGCCTCGTCGACACCGCCGGCAGCGACATGGTCGATTTCAACCGTTTCGGGGGACGCGACCTCCCGCAGTCGGGGATCCTGGACCTCGAGGACATCCGTTTCTTTGTGGAATACTGCCACTACCGCGGGATCGTGGCGAACGTTGCTGGGTCCGTTGAGAGCTACCAAGCGCAGCAGCTCTGGGTGATGGTCCCCGAGCTTGACCAGATCTCCACCCGGGGCGCGGCGTCCGCCGTGGTGCGCGACCCCTCCCGTACAGACGCCGCGGACGAGGACACGCGGCAGCACCGGATCATCCGGCGGACACTCGTGCGGGGGCTGGCGCCGCCCGAGCACGGCGGGGTCCTCAACATCCCGGCCCGGCTGAAGGACGACCCGGCGGCGCAGGGCGCGATCCGCGATCTGCGCGAGCGCGTCGCGGAGGGCCGCAGGGCCCTCGGCCTGCCGGCGCTGGAAACTTACTTCGTCGACCGCAACGGCAACGCCGAGCCGGCTGCATAA